The following proteins are encoded in a genomic region of Phenylobacterium immobile (ATCC 35973):
- a CDS encoding catalase: MTKPPKTPSAPMQTIVGDGGETHQTAATPETRITSNHGVPVSDNQNSLKAGGRGPTLLEDFVLREKIQHFDHERIPERIVHARGSAAHGYFELTDSLAEFTRAKVLTEVGARTEVFVRFSTVAGGAGSVDTPRDVRGFAVKLYTKEGNWDLVGNNIPVFFIQDAIKFPDLIHAVKMEADRGYPQAASAHDTFWDFIGLMPESTHMIMWAMSDRTIPRSLRMIEGFGVHTFRLLNDQDEATFVKFHWRPKLGTQSTCWDEAVKIAGADPDYHRRDLYEAIDSGAFPEWELSVQLLSQAEADALPFDILDATKLIPEELYPLRVVGRMVLDRNPDNFFAETEQVAFLPSNLPPGIDVSEDPLLQGRLFSYQDTQLSRLGTVNFHQLPINQAKGCPFQNMQRDGQMQTQVFKGRANYEPNSLAEAGEDGGPREDPKGGYRSFAQPMEETKVRLRSETFADHYSQARLFYRSQTEIEQAHMATALVFELSKCVFEHVRLRVLGNLRNVDESLAQRVADGLAMKLPAKSAAAAEPQDMDLSPALRIVGKYPQTLEGRAVGVLVTDGADGAVVAAVKKAVEAAGGAVKIIAPKIGGVKLKGGDLLAVDGQLAGTPSVLFDAVALVLSEAGCAELLGEGAATDFVKNAFGHLKAIAFTAEAKPLLDKSGVETDPGVVDLAEGAKAFIAPAATRQWAREPKVRLLA; encoded by the coding sequence ATGACGAAACCCCCCAAGACGCCGTCCGCGCCGATGCAAACGATCGTGGGCGACGGCGGCGAGACGCACCAGACCGCCGCGACTCCGGAGACACGAATCACCAGCAACCACGGCGTGCCGGTGAGCGACAACCAGAACTCTCTGAAGGCCGGCGGGCGCGGCCCGACCCTGCTGGAGGACTTCGTCCTTCGCGAAAAGATTCAGCACTTCGACCACGAGCGCATTCCAGAACGGATCGTCCATGCCCGCGGCTCAGCCGCCCACGGCTATTTCGAGCTGACGGACTCGCTCGCCGAATTCACCCGCGCCAAGGTCCTGACGGAAGTCGGCGCCAGGACCGAGGTGTTCGTCCGCTTCTCCACCGTCGCCGGCGGCGCGGGTTCGGTGGACACGCCGCGCGATGTTCGTGGCTTTGCGGTCAAGCTCTACACCAAGGAGGGCAACTGGGACCTGGTCGGCAACAATATCCCGGTCTTCTTCATCCAGGACGCCATCAAGTTCCCCGACCTGATCCACGCCGTGAAGATGGAGGCTGACCGCGGCTATCCGCAGGCGGCCAGCGCCCACGACACCTTCTGGGACTTCATCGGCCTGATGCCAGAATCCACCCACATGATCATGTGGGCGATGTCTGACCGGACGATCCCGCGTTCGCTGCGGATGATCGAAGGCTTCGGCGTTCATACCTTCCGGCTGCTGAACGACCAGGACGAGGCGACCTTCGTCAAGTTCCACTGGCGGCCGAAGCTCGGGACGCAATCGACTTGCTGGGACGAGGCCGTGAAGATCGCCGGCGCCGATCCGGACTACCACCGCCGGGACCTCTATGAGGCGATCGACAGCGGCGCCTTCCCGGAGTGGGAGCTCAGTGTTCAGTTGCTGAGCCAGGCGGAGGCCGACGCCCTGCCCTTCGACATCTTGGATGCGACCAAGCTCATCCCGGAAGAACTCTATCCCCTGCGCGTCGTCGGCCGCATGGTTCTGGACCGCAACCCGGACAACTTCTTCGCCGAGACGGAGCAGGTCGCGTTCCTGCCCAGCAACCTGCCGCCAGGCATCGATGTTTCCGAGGACCCGCTGCTGCAAGGCCGGCTGTTCTCCTACCAGGACACCCAGCTGTCGCGGCTGGGGACGGTGAATTTTCACCAGCTGCCGATCAACCAGGCCAAGGGCTGCCCCTTCCAGAACATGCAGCGTGACGGTCAGATGCAGACCCAGGTCTTCAAGGGCCGCGCGAATTATGAGCCCAACAGCCTGGCCGAAGCCGGCGAGGACGGCGGCCCGCGGGAAGACCCGAAAGGCGGCTATCGCAGCTTCGCCCAGCCCATGGAGGAAACGAAGGTCCGCCTGCGTAGCGAGACCTTCGCCGACCACTACAGCCAGGCCCGGCTGTTCTATCGTTCGCAGACTGAGATCGAGCAGGCCCACATGGCTACGGCCCTGGTCTTCGAGCTGTCCAAATGCGTCTTCGAGCACGTCCGGCTGCGCGTGCTGGGCAATCTTCGCAATGTCGACGAGAGCCTGGCCCAGCGCGTGGCCGACGGCCTCGCCATGAAACTCCCCGCGAAGTCAGCCGCGGCGGCCGAACCGCAGGACATGGACCTCTCCCCGGCGCTGCGGATCGTCGGCAAATATCCGCAGACTCTGGAGGGCCGCGCTGTCGGCGTTCTCGTAACTGACGGCGCTGACGGCGCGGTCGTCGCCGCGGTGAAGAAGGCCGTCGAAGCCGCCGGCGGCGCCGTGAAGATCATCGCGCCCAAGATCGGCGGAGTGAAGCTCAAGGGCGGCGACTTGCTGGCGGTCGACGGCCAGCTGGCGGGCACGCCGTCGGTGCTGTTCGACGCCGTGGCGCTGGTGCTGTCAGAGGCCGGCTGCGCCGAACTCCTTGGTGAAGGCGCCGCAACCGACTTCGTGAAGAACGCCTTCGGTCACCTGAAGGCCATCGCCTTCACCGCGGAGGCCAAGCCGCTCCTCGACAAGTCCGGCGTGGAAACCGACCCAGGCGTCGTCGATCTGGCCGAGGGCGCCAAGGCCTTCATCGCCCCGGCCGCAACCCGGCAATGGGCGCGCGAGCCGAAGGTCCGACTGCTCGCTTGA
- a CDS encoding NTP transferase domain-containing protein: MSRLRAIILAGGRAERMGRDKALIAWDGETAIARIARLADAAGAGDVIVAGGDYGLPFVMDAVAYGGPVGGVLAAAAAPTQAERFLILAVDAPTITLADLGPLLAAPSPGAVYAGFPLPMVIDRRAVPVAMEVNDRLLRLIEAAGLGTLEPPLDVIPRLRGANTPEDLAVLQQADPPARSP; encoded by the coding sequence GTGAGCAGGCTTAGGGCGATCATCCTGGCCGGCGGCCGGGCGGAACGGATGGGTCGGGACAAGGCGCTGATCGCCTGGGACGGGGAAACCGCGATCGCCCGGATCGCTCGCCTTGCGGACGCGGCGGGAGCTGGCGACGTGATCGTCGCCGGCGGCGACTACGGTCTGCCGTTCGTCATGGATGCGGTGGCCTACGGAGGCCCCGTTGGCGGCGTCCTGGCGGCCGCCGCCGCGCCGACCCAGGCGGAGCGCTTTCTCATCCTGGCGGTGGACGCCCCGACGATCACGCTGGCCGACCTTGGCCCGCTCCTGGCGGCGCCCTCGCCTGGGGCGGTCTACGCGGGGTTTCCCTTGCCCATGGTGATCGATCGCCGCGCCGTGCCGGTTGCTATGGAGGTGAACGATCGCCTGCTGAGGCTGATCGAGGCTGCGGGCCTCGGGACGCTCGAGCCGCCCCTCGACGTGATTCCGCGCCTGCGAGGCGCCAATACGCCTGAGGATCTTGCAGTTCTCCAACAGGCGGATCCCCCGGCGAGGTCGCCTTGA
- a CDS encoding NAD(P)/FAD-dependent oxidoreductase, whose protein sequence is MPVTEHIDLRGGRVCWLENDRDLFAAEPPPQKVDVAIIGAGVTGAMLADRLTAAGRSVAMFDRRPPALGSTAASTALVMWAADTPLTALAKTRGAPEAARCWRRVHAAVQDLAERIAGLDQPCAWAARPEVYLAGSVLEGDDLLHEADARRAAGLPSAALSADAVAERFAIPARAGLVSGDAFAVDPVALTYALLARAQRQGATVTYPADVVDLAETADGVFLTLADGRRCSARQAILATGYEAPRAYLPKAFTLGSSFAIATAPGVAPLWREEALIWEASEPYLYGRATADGRIVIGGGDEDLVDPRRRDALVASKAAFLCASSLNLLGRGDIEADCAWAATFGRSPDGLPAIGPIRGSSALWLASGFGGNGVTFASLAASMITAAITGAPDADMDCFSPYRFG, encoded by the coding sequence ATGCCAGTCACCGAACATATCGACCTGAGAGGCGGCCGCGTTTGTTGGCTCGAGAATGACCGCGACCTTTTCGCCGCGGAGCCTCCGCCGCAGAAGGTGGACGTGGCGATCATCGGGGCGGGCGTGACCGGCGCCATGTTGGCCGACCGCCTGACGGCCGCCGGCCGTTCGGTGGCGATGTTTGATCGCCGACCGCCGGCGCTTGGCAGCACTGCAGCTTCCACGGCCCTGGTCATGTGGGCCGCCGACACGCCGCTGACGGCGCTCGCCAAGACGCGTGGCGCGCCGGAGGCCGCGCGATGCTGGCGCAGAGTCCATGCCGCCGTTCAGGATCTGGCGGAACGCATTGCGGGTCTCGACCAGCCTTGCGCCTGGGCGGCGCGGCCCGAGGTCTATCTGGCGGGCAGCGTCCTCGAGGGCGACGATCTGCTGCACGAAGCCGACGCCCGGCGGGCGGCCGGTCTGCCCTCGGCTGCGCTGTCCGCAGACGCCGTCGCCGAACGCTTCGCCATTCCCGCACGGGCCGGACTGGTCTCAGGCGACGCCTTCGCCGTCGATCCCGTAGCGCTGACGTACGCCTTGCTGGCGCGTGCGCAGCGGCAAGGCGCGACGGTGACCTACCCCGCCGATGTCGTCGATCTTGCCGAGACCGCGGATGGCGTCTTCCTGACCCTGGCCGACGGCCGCCGGTGCAGCGCTCGCCAGGCGATCCTCGCCACCGGCTATGAAGCGCCCAGGGCCTATCTGCCGAAGGCCTTCACCCTCGGCTCCAGCTTCGCCATCGCCACAGCGCCGGGCGTCGCACCGCTGTGGCGCGAAGAGGCCCTGATCTGGGAGGCGTCGGAGCCCTACCTCTACGGCCGGGCCACCGCGGATGGCCGCATCGTGATCGGCGGCGGCGACGAGGACCTGGTCGACCCGCGACGGCGCGACGCGCTCGTCGCCAGCAAGGCCGCCTTCCTGTGCGCCAGCAGCCTGAACCTGCTGGGACGTGGCGACATCGAAGCCGACTGCGCCTGGGCCGCAACCTTTGGCCGCTCGCCCGACGGCCTTCCGGCCATCGGGCCGATCCGCGGATCGTCAGCGCTCTGGCTTGCCAGCGGCTTCGGCGGCAATGGCGTCACCTTCGCCAGCCTGGCCGCCAGCATGATCACGGCGGCCATAACTGGCGCGCCGGACGCCGACATGGACTGCTTTTCGCCTTACCGGTTTGGCTGA
- a CDS encoding AbrB family transcriptional regulator: protein MTQALGLGYRIRRDARQAGFALLVALSGGIPLYLLHVPGGAIIGGMAAAAILAFRGRVTLWPTNIYAALAGTLGMASGASVSPDTLRQAAAWPLSIALLVAGSALMCGCGYAILRTVGKVDQRTAFYSVAPGALQTVVILAEEQKADLATVGVVQTLRLVVLVMLAPTILGAGAMAHPQSAPVHHYGDPASWAMMIAASIGSIAIARRLRFPSADFLGPMIASATLHAMGLVDASVPPLVLALAGACMGVTIGAKFAGMQLGQLGRLVALSLVVLVVMGAIAALVGAFAGSISGVGPVAGVLAFAPGSIDVMIALALTFHAEPAYVAVHHLARFMLLLALLPILSRLLFPAPKDEPRKVAPRGPLEAPAPPSLKDRAD from the coding sequence ATGACGCAGGCGTTGGGCCTTGGCTATCGGATCAGGCGCGACGCCCGGCAGGCCGGCTTCGCCCTGCTGGTGGCCTTGTCCGGCGGGATCCCGCTCTACCTGCTCCATGTGCCGGGCGGCGCAATCATCGGCGGTATGGCGGCGGCCGCCATCCTGGCCTTCCGCGGCCGAGTCACCTTGTGGCCGACCAACATCTACGCGGCGCTGGCCGGCACGCTCGGCATGGCCAGTGGCGCGTCGGTCTCGCCGGACACCTTGCGCCAAGCGGCGGCCTGGCCGCTTTCCATCGCGCTGCTGGTGGCGGGCTCGGCCCTCATGTGCGGTTGCGGCTATGCGATCCTGCGCACCGTCGGCAAGGTCGACCAGCGCACCGCCTTCTATTCCGTCGCGCCTGGCGCGCTACAGACCGTCGTCATCCTGGCCGAGGAGCAGAAGGCCGATCTTGCGACTGTCGGCGTCGTCCAGACTCTCCGGTTGGTGGTGCTCGTGATGTTGGCGCCGACGATCCTGGGCGCGGGCGCCATGGCTCATCCACAGAGCGCGCCGGTCCACCACTATGGCGATCCCGCGAGCTGGGCGATGATGATCGCGGCGTCGATCGGCAGCATCGCGATCGCCCGACGCCTGCGTTTTCCCTCGGCCGATTTCCTGGGTCCCATGATCGCCAGCGCGACGTTGCACGCCATGGGGCTGGTCGACGCGAGCGTGCCGCCTCTGGTTCTGGCGCTCGCTGGCGCCTGCATGGGGGTGACGATCGGGGCGAAATTCGCCGGCATGCAACTGGGCCAGCTTGGCCGGCTGGTGGCGTTGAGCCTCGTGGTCCTGGTGGTCATGGGCGCAATCGCGGCCCTGGTCGGGGCTTTCGCAGGCTCGATATCCGGGGTTGGACCGGTCGCCGGCGTCCTGGCCTTTGCCCCTGGCAGCATCGACGTGATGATCGCCCTTGCGCTCACCTTTCATGCCGAACCCGCCTATGTGGCGGTCCACCATCTGGCGCGATTCATGTTGCTGCTTGCGCTCCTGCCCATCCTGAGCCGCCTGTTGTTTCCGGCGCCGAAGGACGAGCCTCGGAAGGTCGCTCCACGCGGACCCCTGGAGGCGCCAGCGCCGCCTTCGCTGAAGGACCGCGCTGACTGA